The Chamaesiphon minutus PCC 6605 DNA window CACGATCGGTGGATGCAGAGGCAATGAAGAAGAAAAAACTGGCAGTACTATTTGGTGGTAGATCCGTCGAGCACGAAATCTCCGTCATCACAGCTCTCCAACTGATGAACGTCATCGACGTTACCCAGTACGAGATTATCCCTGTCTACATCGCTCAAACCGGACGCTGGTACGTTGGCGACAATCTGCTCTTCAAAAGTTTCTATCGTCGCCTCCCCAATTCTCTTAAAGAGGCTCAAGAAGTCGCCTTGTTACCTGTCGCTGGCAGCAAAGGACTCACCTATCTCAATTCGCGCCGGAACGACATTTTGCCTGTAGATATCTATTTCCTCGCCTTCCACGGTACCTTTGGCGAAGATGGTTGCATTCAGGGGATGCTGGAAATGGCCGATGCTACCTATACGGGGTGTGGCGTTTTGCCCGCAGCTCTAGGGATGAATAAATATCAGTGTAAAATGATGCTCAAAGCGGCTGGCATCCCTGTTTTGCCTGCGGCATTGGTCGATCGACGGGATGCCCAAAAAAGCCTGGAAGCCGTGCGCGAACAGATTTTGGCGACGCCAGGATTGGAACAACTACCCTTATTTGTCAAACCTTGCAATTTAGGTTCGAGTATCGGGATTGGGGTAGCTAAGGACGAGCGGACGTTAAATGCTTGCCTAGTCAATACTTTTCGATATGACAGTCATGCGATCGTCGAACCCTGCGTCAAGGATATTTTAGAAGTTAACGTCTCTGTGTTAGAAGACGACGAAATTACGGCATCTGTCATCGA harbors:
- a CDS encoding D-alanine--D-alanine ligase family protein yields the protein MKKKKLAVLFGGRSVEHEISVITALQLMNVIDVTQYEIIPVYIAQTGRWYVGDNLLFKSFYRRLPNSLKEAQEVALLPVAGSKGLTYLNSRRNDILPVDIYFLAFHGTFGEDGCIQGMLEMADATYTGCGVLPAALGMNKYQCKMMLKAAGIPVLPAALVDRRDAQKSLEAVREQILATPGLEQLPLFVKPCNLGSSIGIGVAKDERTLNACLVNTFRYDSHAIVEPCVKDILEVNVSVLEDDEITASVIEMPVSLSGVLTFEEKYLRDDGGKKTGGNESQGMASLSRIIDPQDLNPELKQAALDYAKKAFKVLGCAGVSRIDFIIDASCDQLYFNEINTLPGSLSFYLWVKSNPPLVYTELLNRIIRQAEKRQVTKLALKRQEGMRALFK